One window of the Hyalangium minutum genome contains the following:
- a CDS encoding tetratricopeptide repeat protein codes for MAKSMVERYEQLLLQDPTSAVFVELAKALLEKSEHARAIEVCQRGLGHHPNSVIGRVLWGKSLLHQGKPAEAMEQFDQAIAVDKENAHAYNLIGEVLVQRGLFRSALPILRKAAALQPNDGRVRLWLEQTQQALSGGPAPVVAELPGITAHELEPKPFEEAAPPPPPTPPQEAAPPPPPEPESEASEGSAPPPPPESWDDGERDDITRQFSTIKVEQFPGEEPPARPATDDEITTPGQVTPSRGPVKVYMFPPRKAAKPPPPPEEEDLADTPPPFAARREEYDEDTPVPSAEDSEAPEERAASGGGLLPDVDGPEAREEDDSGQAPPADTESESLSTGVMSAADSGGGGGLLGDLPPPEEEELAAVPAAARVSATAKTSSPSRSRSSAGGSAKRALLDDIPEAVEPKVTTGSARARSAAQVDAAEAAAAYEKELRDKLAKSAANPSFLQRYGLKLAVGGVLAVVLGVGLSVYLIRRAAQGGQTLTEVLERTDRAISQDTRNDFQNALAMIERAQEMDDDNPKALALKAYTYALLFADHGGKIEDRQQALAAMELPGVKDSHPGLALATDVLVADDKARSTARAALLSSTDDSTERHALAGTVLLEDKQPEKALEHFKRALEVSGRNVRALVALGQYYQDFDDYPNAIKVYGTAQELSPEHPLARIGMAESRLALGQELNEALADMQALSADTSLPEALHGRQQLIHGRLLASLGKPDEALPLLEAGSKGQGPLVFDFLLALGEASRASGKLPKAQEAYEAALKMQPKSEAAMEGLGRALLDRDRVKEVLDKLGKAEGRRLSLVRAAAYARQEDWKRVRSELEKTRVNDRYVPEAIGYMAMADSADGNGEQAREVLEKATKTSKQPRTDLRVALGRVYWRLGAMDKARAELEEAMKDPRDYEAACSLGRLLLARGLPDLALAPLTRAVERNGFHGEARDALGRALLAMGRTDEGFKQFTAWKDDNPESSEAQKGYALALWRSGQFAQAAEVLRGVKVGANDAAGHRLRAVILFALGDSKGATKSLELAAKNSSSDPETFCEIAHLYLRNAKTEEAAGAFEKVRADSPDTLCGQVGEYYVYPEDSGKTVPDTLRNLASKAPTVWDKAFAQTTLARVLLSTSTSSTSPNLKAARAAAEEAVKLDPFNGRAHLALGLVALRQKQEEPAVTALTQAVELDPAHALAHLSLADALARKQETLARSVQEYETFLKLAGTSEEAKRVKKLLPTLKKRVK; via the coding sequence ATGGCCAAGTCGATGGTGGAGAGGTACGAGCAGCTGCTGCTGCAAGACCCCACATCCGCGGTTTTCGTCGAGCTCGCCAAAGCCCTCCTTGAGAAGAGCGAGCATGCTCGCGCGATCGAGGTGTGCCAAAGAGGTCTCGGCCACCACCCCAACTCCGTCATCGGACGGGTGCTGTGGGGCAAGTCGCTGCTGCACCAGGGCAAGCCTGCCGAGGCGATGGAGCAGTTTGATCAGGCCATTGCCGTCGATAAGGAGAACGCCCACGCCTACAACCTGATCGGTGAGGTGCTGGTGCAGCGAGGGCTGTTCCGCTCCGCGCTCCCCATTCTGCGCAAGGCCGCCGCGCTGCAACCCAATGATGGGCGGGTCCGTTTGTGGCTGGAGCAGACCCAGCAGGCCCTGTCGGGAGGGCCCGCCCCGGTGGTGGCGGAGCTTCCTGGCATCACGGCCCACGAGCTCGAGCCGAAGCCCTTCGAGGAGGCGGCGCCGCCTCCGCCTCCGACTCCGCCTCAGGAGGCCGCGCCGCCTCCGCCGCCCGAGCCGGAGTCCGAGGCGTCCGAGGGCTCCGCGCCTCCGCCGCCGCCCGAGTCCTGGGATGACGGTGAGCGGGACGACATCACCCGGCAGTTCAGCACCATCAAGGTGGAGCAGTTCCCGGGCGAGGAGCCCCCGGCGCGTCCAGCGACGGATGACGAGATCACCACGCCTGGACAGGTCACTCCCTCGCGAGGTCCGGTCAAGGTCTACATGTTCCCGCCTCGCAAGGCCGCGAAGCCGCCGCCTCCTCCAGAGGAGGAGGATCTCGCGGACACGCCGCCTCCCTTCGCTGCGCGGCGTGAGGAGTATGACGAAGACACGCCGGTGCCGAGCGCGGAGGACAGCGAGGCCCCTGAAGAGCGTGCGGCGAGTGGGGGAGGGCTGCTCCCGGATGTGGATGGACCGGAGGCCCGCGAGGAGGACGACTCTGGACAGGCGCCCCCTGCCGATACCGAGTCTGAGTCCTTGTCCACGGGTGTGATGAGTGCCGCCGACTCTGGAGGAGGCGGTGGGCTCCTGGGCGATCTGCCGCCTCCTGAAGAGGAGGAGCTGGCTGCGGTTCCCGCGGCCGCCCGTGTCTCCGCCACCGCGAAGACTTCGTCGCCGAGCCGTTCTCGGTCCTCCGCTGGAGGCTCCGCGAAGCGCGCGCTCCTGGATGACATCCCCGAGGCCGTCGAGCCGAAGGTGACGACGGGCTCGGCTCGCGCCAGGTCCGCGGCCCAGGTAGACGCCGCCGAGGCCGCCGCGGCCTACGAGAAGGAGCTGCGCGACAAGCTCGCCAAGAGCGCCGCGAATCCCTCCTTCCTCCAGCGCTATGGCCTGAAGCTCGCCGTGGGTGGTGTGCTGGCCGTGGTGCTCGGCGTGGGCCTGAGCGTGTACCTCATCCGGCGCGCGGCTCAGGGCGGACAGACGCTCACCGAGGTGCTGGAGCGGACCGATCGCGCCATCTCCCAGGACACCCGCAACGACTTCCAGAACGCGCTCGCGATGATCGAGCGGGCGCAGGAGATGGACGACGACAACCCCAAGGCCCTGGCGCTGAAGGCGTATACGTACGCGCTGCTCTTCGCCGACCACGGTGGGAAGATCGAGGACCGGCAGCAGGCGCTCGCGGCGATGGAGCTGCCGGGGGTGAAGGATTCGCACCCGGGGCTGGCCCTCGCCACGGACGTGTTGGTGGCCGACGACAAGGCGCGCTCCACGGCTCGCGCCGCGCTGCTGTCCTCCACGGATGACTCCACCGAGCGCCACGCGCTCGCGGGCACGGTGTTGCTGGAGGACAAGCAGCCGGAGAAGGCGCTGGAGCACTTCAAGCGCGCCCTGGAGGTCTCCGGCCGCAATGTGCGCGCGCTCGTCGCGCTGGGCCAGTACTACCAGGACTTCGACGACTACCCGAACGCCATCAAGGTCTACGGCACGGCGCAGGAGCTCTCTCCGGAGCACCCGCTGGCGCGCATTGGCATGGCCGAGAGCCGGCTCGCCCTGGGGCAGGAGCTGAACGAGGCGCTCGCGGACATGCAGGCGCTGAGCGCGGACACGTCCTTGCCCGAGGCCCTGCACGGCCGGCAGCAGCTCATTCACGGGCGGCTCCTGGCCAGCCTGGGCAAGCCGGACGAGGCCCTGCCGCTGCTGGAGGCCGGCTCCAAGGGCCAGGGCCCGCTCGTCTTCGACTTCCTGCTCGCGCTGGGTGAGGCGAGCCGCGCCTCGGGCAAGCTGCCCAAGGCCCAGGAGGCCTACGAGGCCGCCCTGAAGATGCAGCCCAAGAGCGAGGCCGCGATGGAGGGCCTGGGCCGGGCGCTGCTGGATCGCGATCGCGTGAAGGAAGTGCTCGACAAGCTGGGCAAGGCCGAGGGGCGCCGGCTGTCGCTGGTGCGCGCGGCGGCCTACGCGCGGCAGGAGGACTGGAAGCGCGTCCGCTCGGAGCTGGAGAAGACGCGGGTGAACGACCGCTACGTGCCCGAGGCCATCGGCTACATGGCCATGGCGGACTCGGCGGACGGCAACGGCGAGCAGGCCCGCGAGGTGCTGGAGAAGGCGACGAAGACCTCCAAGCAGCCCCGCACGGATCTCCGCGTCGCGCTGGGGCGCGTGTACTGGCGGCTGGGCGCGATGGACAAGGCGCGCGCCGAGCTCGAGGAGGCCATGAAGGATCCCCGGGACTACGAGGCCGCCTGCTCGCTGGGCCGGCTGCTGCTCGCGCGGGGCCTGCCGGACCTGGCGCTCGCGCCGCTCACGCGGGCCGTGGAGCGCAACGGCTTCCACGGAGAGGCGCGGGATGCGCTCGGCCGGGCGCTGCTGGCCATGGGGCGCACGGACGAGGGCTTCAAGCAGTTCACGGCCTGGAAGGACGACAACCCCGAGAGCTCCGAGGCCCAGAAGGGCTATGCCCTGGCGCTCTGGCGCTCGGGCCAGTTCGCGCAGGCCGCGGAGGTGCTGCGCGGGGTGAAGGTCGGCGCGAACGACGCGGCGGGGCACCGCCTGCGTGCGGTCATCTTGTTCGCCTTGGGGGATAGCAAGGGCGCGACCAAGTCCCTGGAGCTCGCCGCCAAGAACAGCTCCAGCGATCCGGAGACGTTCTGTGAGATCGCCCACCTCTACCTCCGCAACGCCAAGACCGAAGAGGCTGCGGGGGCCTTCGAGAAGGTCCGGGCGGATTCGCCCGACACGCTCTGCGGCCAGGTGGGCGAGTACTACGTGTACCCCGAGGACAGCGGCAAGACGGTGCCCGACACGCTGCGGAACCTGGCGAGCAAGGCGCCCACGGTCTGGGACAAGGCCTTTGCCCAGACGACGCTGGCGCGGGTGCTGCTGAGCACGTCGACGTCCTCCACCTCGCCGAACCTGAAGGCGGCCCGCGCGGCGGCGGAGGAGGCGGTGAAGCTGGATCCCTTCAACGGCCGGGCTCACCTGGCGCTGGGGCTCGTGGCGCTCCGGCAGAAGCAGGAGGAGCCCGCGGTCACCGCGCTCACCCAGGCGGTGGAGCTGGATCCGGCGCATGCCCTGGCGCACCTGTCCCTGGCGGATGCGCTCGCGCGCAAGCAGGAGACGCTGGCCCGCTCGGTTCAGGAGTATGAGACGTTCCTCAAGCTGGCCGGCACGTCGGAGGAGGCCAAGCGGGTCAAGAAGCTGCTGCCGACCCTCAAGAAGCGGGTGAAGTAG
- a CDS encoding RecQ family ATP-dependent DNA helicase, whose protein sequence is MRRMLPVELPYFTEAQEGLVRHFGLSEFRPGQAEVISSVMSGRNTVVVMPTGAGKSLCYQLPALLLPGVTLVVSPLIALMKDQVEQLTARGILATFINSSLTDLERAERMRRLRAREYKLVYVAPERFRSQSFLEALGEVGVDLLAVDEAHCISQWGHDFRPDYAQLGQVRKRLRPPRTLALTATATPEVREDIIRMLLMKEPQVFAQGFDRPNLFLEVMSVSGDEEKRQACTQLAAQGGSGIIYCSTRKAAEGMHSSLLERGVKAVLYHAGMEDDARRLAQDEFMAAKEAVAVATNAFGMGIDKPDIRFVAHANIPKAVEAYYQEVGRAGRDGQEATAVLLFNHADVYTQERLIEGNHPKEVVLSDLWNALRNVPEFSKGIGVLAGMVGASEFEVSAALRIFEREGKIERGGRGEGEYGLTLTEKALATHPHAPESRKLLQSLLEVYPVGRAQSTELGPLARRTGLGVEEVRHALGLLEKAGAVKVRRPFAGRTIRALEQVPFRELGVDLNRVREQERRALLHLKQMTDYAYTRRCRRSFILGYFGQQDLPSTCGKCDVCTGSRMPRPVPVTKPASASGKPEHYSELAATELRRWRKALAKDLEIAPFIIFNDATLLGLAAALPTDRESFLTVKGTGESRWERFGPKVVEICLMARAAGHEPVAVPEAPRVRKSRKG, encoded by the coding sequence ATGCGGAGGATGTTGCCCGTAGAGCTGCCCTACTTCACGGAGGCCCAGGAAGGCCTGGTCCGGCACTTCGGCCTGTCCGAGTTCCGGCCCGGGCAGGCCGAGGTCATCAGCTCCGTGATGAGCGGCCGCAACACCGTGGTGGTGATGCCCACGGGCGCGGGCAAGAGCCTCTGCTACCAGCTGCCGGCCCTGCTGCTGCCCGGCGTGACGCTGGTCGTCTCTCCGCTGATCGCGTTGATGAAGGACCAGGTGGAGCAGCTCACCGCGCGCGGGATTCTCGCCACCTTCATCAACTCGTCGCTGACGGACCTGGAGCGCGCCGAGCGCATGCGGCGGCTGCGCGCCCGTGAGTACAAACTTGTATACGTGGCGCCTGAGCGCTTCCGCAGCCAGAGCTTCCTGGAGGCGCTCGGCGAGGTGGGCGTGGACCTGCTCGCCGTGGACGAGGCCCACTGTATTTCCCAGTGGGGCCACGACTTCCGGCCGGACTACGCGCAGCTGGGACAGGTGCGCAAGCGCCTGCGCCCTCCACGCACGCTGGCACTCACCGCCACGGCAACCCCCGAGGTGCGCGAGGACATTATCCGCATGCTGCTGATGAAGGAGCCCCAGGTGTTCGCCCAGGGCTTCGATCGGCCCAACCTCTTCCTGGAGGTGATGAGCGTCAGCGGGGACGAGGAGAAGCGGCAGGCGTGCACCCAACTGGCGGCCCAGGGTGGCAGCGGCATCATTTATTGCTCCACGCGCAAGGCGGCCGAGGGGATGCACTCCTCGCTGCTGGAGCGGGGCGTGAAGGCGGTGCTGTACCACGCAGGCATGGAGGACGACGCCCGGCGCCTGGCCCAGGACGAGTTCATGGCGGCCAAGGAGGCGGTGGCAGTGGCCACCAACGCCTTCGGCATGGGCATCGACAAGCCGGACATCCGCTTCGTGGCCCACGCCAACATCCCCAAGGCGGTCGAGGCGTACTACCAGGAGGTGGGCCGCGCGGGCCGGGATGGGCAGGAGGCCACCGCCGTGCTGCTCTTCAACCACGCGGACGTCTACACCCAGGAGCGCCTCATCGAGGGCAACCACCCCAAAGAGGTGGTGCTGTCGGATCTCTGGAACGCCCTGCGCAACGTGCCCGAGTTCAGCAAGGGTATCGGCGTGCTGGCGGGCATGGTGGGCGCCAGCGAGTTCGAGGTGTCCGCCGCCCTGCGCATCTTCGAGCGCGAGGGGAAGATTGAGCGCGGTGGCCGGGGTGAGGGCGAGTACGGACTCACCCTCACGGAGAAGGCACTCGCCACCCACCCGCATGCCCCGGAGTCCCGGAAGCTGCTCCAGTCGCTGCTGGAGGTGTACCCCGTGGGGCGCGCGCAGAGCACGGAGCTGGGCCCGCTGGCCCGGCGCACGGGGCTGGGTGTGGAGGAGGTGCGGCACGCGCTCGGGTTGTTGGAGAAGGCCGGAGCGGTGAAGGTGCGCCGCCCCTTCGCCGGGAGGACCATCCGCGCGCTGGAGCAGGTGCCCTTCCGTGAGCTGGGTGTGGACCTGAACCGGGTGCGCGAGCAGGAGCGCCGTGCCCTGCTCCACCTCAAGCAGATGACGGACTACGCGTACACACGGCGGTGCCGCCGGTCCTTCATCCTGGGCTACTTCGGCCAGCAGGACCTGCCGTCCACCTGCGGCAAGTGCGACGTGTGCACGGGCAGCCGGATGCCCCGCCCCGTGCCGGTAACGAAGCCCGCCTCCGCCTCCGGGAAACCGGAGCACTACAGCGAGCTGGCGGCCACGGAGTTGCGGCGCTGGCGCAAGGCGCTGGCAAAGGATCTGGAGATCGCCCCCTTCATCATCTTCAACGACGCCACGCTGCTCGGCCTGGCGGCGGCGCTGCCCACGGACCGCGAGTCCTTCCTCACGGTGAAGGGCACGGGCGAGAGCCGCTGGGAGCGCTTCGGCCCCAAGGTGGTGGAGATCTGCCTGATGGCCCGCGCCGCAGGCCACGAGCCTGTCGCCGTCCCCGAGGCGCCTCGCGTCCGCAAGAGCCGCAAGGGCTGA